Proteins from one Dromiciops gliroides isolate mDroGli1 chromosome 6, mDroGli1.pri, whole genome shotgun sequence genomic window:
- the LOC122731979 gene encoding epsin-2-like produces MTSSIRQQIKNIVINYSEAEIKVQEATSNDPWGASSSLMNEIAFLTYDVVPFSEIMNMIWKRLNDHGKNWRHVYKALTLLDYLIKTGSEQVAQLYQGINVREKSKQLVSLLKDDEQLKIERAQALKTKERMAQVATGIGSNQITFGRGSSQPNLSTSKHGNSGGSPASCYGSTSPSISSELEQARPQTSGEEELQLQLALAMSREVAEQEKCLRSAAPQKEELWGTSTVTNQTDPWGGTATTSTTSDPWQSFVANPAVPVDPWRASAGSSTQSLPKNTDWWVPSQSAGGIAKSSTDPWGPRFSNKTISTSGSFDLFSNLNGTLKDDFFEWDNLRTSKKTAESVSSLPSQNNGTSSQDLFDSQPVNLASSKHNTTQKTPESFLGPNAALVNLDSLITKSSQTVPSPNPFLAPGFPTTPPLINPFQVNKPQCLTLNQMRANPIMGTSPSFSIMSSMSIEPIPPPSMPPVTVGMAPIPSLGNVTTLTRMRQGITISGAVSQPLHSTGIPLPASQSTSGVVSPFPPPFPSSSQTQLSMPPYHDHVLNMDTGKGQEMVEKVFAAWQLEEKCFSRELPGTRLPQAGSPNRRTAEPIEEMKQSALTKEFHFLSEKKASRGAKAPRGSREAERGAEGRGQKARQWDMEKVLSQVLLESAASSQASS; encoded by the exons ATGACTTCATCTATAAGACAACAGATAAAAAACATTGTGATCAATTATTCAGAGGCTGAAATTAAAGTTCAAGAAGCAACCTCCAATGACCCATGGGGTGCTTCTAGCTCTTTAATGAATGAAATAGCATTTCTGACTTATGATGTGGTGccattttctgaaatcatgaatATGATCTGGAAACGGCTAAATGACCACGGGAAGAACTGGAGACATGTGTATAAGGCCCTGACCCTCTTGGATtacctgattaaaacaggctcagAACAAGTAGCACAGTTAT ATCAAGGTATTAATGTAAGGGAGAAGTCTAAGCAGCTGGTATCCCTTCTGAAGGATGATGAGCAACTTAAAATTGAGAGGGCCCAAGCCCTGAAGACCAAAGAGCGAATGGCTCAGGTGGCCACTGGGATTGGTAGTAACCAGATTACTTTTGGTAGAGGTTCCAGTCAGCCCAACCTGTCAACTAGCAAACATGGCAACTCTGGAGGCTCCCCAGCATCTTGTTATGGCTCTACCTCTCCTAGTATTTCTTCAGAGCTGGAGCAGGCTCGACCTCAGACGAGTGGAGAAGAAGAACTTCAGTTACAGCTTGCATTAGCAATGAGCAGAGAAGTTGCAGAGCAGGAAAAATGTCTCAGAT CTGCTGCCCCTCAGAAAGAAGAACTATGGGGAACATCAACTGTAACCAACCAAACTGACCCCTGGGGAGGAACTGCAACCACATCGACTACTTCTGACCCTTGGCAATCGTTTGTTGCCAATCCTGCTGTCCCTGTTGACCCATGGAGGGCGTCTGCTGGATCCTCTACTCAGTCACTTCCAAAGAACACAGATTGGTGGGTACCTTCCCAGTCAGCTGGTGGAATAGCAAAATCTTCTACAGATCCTTGGGGACCACGATTTTCTAACAAAACTATTTCCACTTCTGGATCTTTTGATCTCTTCAGTAACTTGAATGGTACACTTAAAGATGACTTTTTTGAATGGGACAACCTCAGAACTTCTAAAAAAACAGCTGAATCTGTTTCTTCTCTACCATCCCAAAACAATGGTACATCAAGTCAGGATCTCTTTGATTCTCAACCTGTGAATTTGGCCTCAAGCAAACATAATACAACTCAGAAAACACCAGAATCCTTCTTGGGCCCCAATGCAGCCTTAGTGAATTTGGACTCTCTAATAACCAAGTCATCACAAACTGTTCCTTCACCGAATCCATTCTTAGCTCCAGGTTTTCCTACAACACCACCTCTGATCAATCCTTTCCAGGTGAATAAGCCTCAGTGCCTGACATTAAACCAGATGAGAGCAAACCCCATCATGGGAACAAGTCCTTCTTTCAGTATTATGTCATCAATGAGCATAGAGCCAATACCTCCACCTTCCATGCCACCGGTGACTGTTGGAATGGCACCAATACCATCTTTGGGCAATGTGACAACTCTGACTAGAATGAGGCAAGGGATAACCATTTCAGGAGCAGTGTCCCAACCTCTTCATAGTACAGGAATTCCTCTACCTGCATCCCAGTCCACAA gtggagtggtttcaccctttccccctccctttccctccagcTCTCAAACCCAGCTCAGCATGCCTCCATACCATGATCATGTGCTGAATATGGATACTGG AAAGGGTCAAGAAATGGTTGAGAAGGTTTTTGCTGCCTGGCAACTTGAGGAGAAATGCTTCTCGCGAGAGTTACCTGGGACCCGCCTGCCCCAAGCTGGAAGCCCTAACCGCAG GACCGCTGAACCCATCGAGGAAATGAAACAGAGTGCTCTGACCAAGGAATTCCATTTCTTGTCTGAGAAAAAGGCATCTAGGGGAGCGAAGGCCCCAAGAGGGAGCAGAGAGGCCGAGCGAGGGGCTGAAGGGAGAGGACAAAAGGCCAGGCAGTGGGACATGGAGAAAGTCTTGAGTCAGGTCCTGCTGGAGTCTGCAGCCTCTTCTCAAGCTTCCTCATGA